Proteins encoded together in one Micromonospora kangleipakensis window:
- a CDS encoding glycosyl hydrolase yields the protein MSKSRWRKPATIAGALVLTAALGGVAATNHEVLEALGLAQEPGANLPWHAREFAEMAAGEESEEAGEEAFEARVIAEQFAQARSAPGVVAPGAYANAFSQLGSMPVTKGSWREVTKIKYDGDDPRYRDYASNSSGGAGLQTGRITGLAADNSGYVYAAGADGGVWRSSIGGGSWTPITDQLPTLSSGDVVLAADGSLWYATGEANTGATSYVGAGVYRLANPKTGQFSAANRVGGTELESSVINKLRFFDGKVWAATNRGLYSHSMSSGSGAWKFEWAPNPSYLPGGADAGTANAAYKNIVNDVADDPRNPKHVVVASAWRSGDTYNGFYETADYTAGGWTKVNPTGSIPADDIGYVTFAFSADGGKLYAINQSPKLLNKPAGNVNSYLDGIYVSNNGSPAGPWSKIADSAKLGNSSSALKQTVIGKGYGPGIQAWYNQFLAVDPADPNHVWAGLEEVYESTDGGANWKTVGPYWNFGFSCWNIYDAKNTCNKTTHSDQHSVAVGNGFVYVGNDGGIYRRPINGKADKDGHATDWQSLNDGTIDALQYYSVSVGKDPAKAGTVVSGGLQDNGASVLRAGDTVMGSNFGGDGGDSLADPANGCRQVQEYTNLAMRVTENCNANPGPGTAETSTSRDIRPYTSSPGDEPARFIAPFSPDATDGNVWVAGGQHVWVNTKGYAISDGKGWTNVFNLGAGRTATSVGVSGGTAYVGWCGPCNNAGFTRGVAVGKVNDPASWHQLTLPADFPNRFVQGAGVDAANPAHAFLAINGFSRRFTEGPGAGFGHVYETTDAGATWKDVSANLPDVPASSIKQLANGGLVLATDLATFYRAPGATDWQRLGTGLPLTVGMDVEYNAVDNAVYVATHGRGIWAFDLAQL from the coding sequence ATGTCGAAATCCCGCTGGCGCAAGCCGGCGACAATCGCGGGCGCGCTGGTGCTGACCGCCGCGCTCGGTGGCGTCGCCGCCACCAACCACGAGGTACTGGAGGCCCTCGGCCTCGCCCAGGAGCCCGGCGCCAACCTGCCCTGGCACGCCCGGGAGTTCGCCGAGATGGCGGCCGGTGAGGAGTCCGAGGAAGCCGGCGAGGAGGCCTTCGAGGCCCGGGTCATCGCCGAGCAGTTCGCCCAGGCCCGCTCCGCGCCGGGCGTCGTCGCGCCGGGCGCGTACGCGAACGCGTTCAGCCAGCTGGGCAGCATGCCGGTCACCAAGGGCAGCTGGCGCGAGGTCACCAAGATCAAGTATGACGGTGACGACCCGCGCTACCGGGACTACGCCTCCAACTCCTCCGGGGGCGCCGGCCTGCAGACCGGCCGGATCACCGGCCTCGCGGCCGACAACAGCGGCTACGTCTACGCGGCCGGCGCGGACGGCGGCGTGTGGCGGTCCTCGATCGGCGGCGGGAGCTGGACGCCGATCACCGACCAGCTGCCCACCCTGTCCAGCGGCGACGTGGTGCTCGCCGCCGACGGCTCGCTCTGGTACGCCACCGGTGAGGCGAACACCGGCGCCACCTCGTACGTCGGCGCGGGCGTCTACCGGCTGGCCAACCCGAAGACCGGTCAGTTCAGCGCGGCGAACCGGGTCGGCGGCACCGAGCTGGAGAGCTCGGTCATCAACAAGCTGCGCTTCTTCGACGGCAAGGTCTGGGCCGCCACCAACCGGGGCCTCTACTCGCACTCGATGAGCAGCGGCTCCGGGGCGTGGAAGTTCGAGTGGGCGCCGAACCCGAGCTACCTGCCGGGCGGGGCGGACGCAGGCACGGCCAACGCGGCGTACAAGAACATCGTCAACGACGTGGCCGACGACCCGCGCAACCCGAAGCACGTGGTGGTGGCCTCGGCCTGGCGGTCGGGCGACACCTACAACGGCTTCTACGAGACCGCCGACTACACCGCGGGCGGCTGGACCAAGGTCAACCCGACTGGCTCGATCCCGGCCGACGACATCGGCTACGTGACGTTCGCCTTCTCCGCCGACGGCGGCAAGCTGTACGCGATCAACCAGTCGCCGAAGCTGCTCAACAAGCCGGCCGGCAACGTCAACAGCTACCTGGACGGCATCTACGTCTCCAACAACGGCTCGCCCGCCGGACCGTGGAGCAAGATCGCCGATTCGGCCAAGCTCGGCAACTCCAGCTCGGCGCTCAAGCAGACCGTGATCGGCAAGGGCTACGGTCCGGGCATCCAGGCCTGGTACAACCAGTTCCTCGCGGTCGACCCGGCCGACCCGAACCACGTCTGGGCGGGCCTGGAAGAGGTCTACGAGTCGACCGACGGCGGCGCCAACTGGAAGACCGTCGGGCCGTACTGGAACTTCGGCTTCTCCTGCTGGAACATCTACGACGCCAAGAACACCTGCAACAAGACCACCCACTCCGACCAGCACTCGGTCGCGGTGGGCAACGGCTTCGTCTACGTCGGCAACGACGGCGGTATCTACCGCCGGCCGATCAACGGGAAGGCCGACAAGGACGGGCACGCCACCGACTGGCAGAGCCTGAACGACGGCACCATCGACGCCCTCCAGTACTACTCGGTCTCGGTGGGCAAGGACCCGGCCAAGGCCGGCACCGTGGTCTCCGGCGGTCTCCAGGACAACGGCGCCTCGGTGCTGCGGGCCGGCGACACCGTGATGGGCTCGAACTTCGGCGGTGACGGCGGCGACTCGCTGGCCGACCCGGCGAACGGCTGCCGGCAGGTCCAGGAGTACACCAACCTGGCCATGCGGGTGACCGAGAACTGCAACGCCAACCCGGGCCCGGGCACGGCGGAGACCTCGACCTCGCGGGACATTCGGCCGTACACCTCGTCGCCGGGCGACGAGCCGGCCCGGTTCATCGCGCCGTTCTCGCCGGACGCCACCGACGGGAACGTCTGGGTCGCCGGTGGCCAGCACGTCTGGGTGAACACCAAGGGCTACGCGATCTCCGACGGCAAGGGTTGGACGAACGTCTTCAACCTGGGCGCCGGCCGCACCGCCACCTCGGTGGGCGTCTCCGGCGGCACCGCGTACGTCGGTTGGTGCGGTCCGTGCAACAACGCCGGTTTCACCCGGGGGGTCGCGGTCGGCAAGGTCAACGACCCGGCGAGCTGGCACCAGTTGACCCTGCCGGCGGACTTCCCGAACCGGTTCGTGCAGGGCGCCGGCGTCGACGCGGCCAACCCGGCGCACGCCTTCCTCGCGATCAACGGGTTCTCCCGGCGGTTCACCGAGGGTCCGGGCGCCGGCTTCGGCCACGTCTATGAGACGACCGACGCGGGCGCGACCTGGAAGGACGTCTCGGCGAACCTGCCGGACGTGCCGGCCAGCTCGATCAAGCAGCTCGCCAACGGCGGCCTGGTGCTCGCCACCGACCTGGCCACCTTCTACCGCGCGCCCGGCGCCACCGACTGGCAGCGGCTGGGCACCGGCCTGCCGCTGACCGTCGGCATGGACGTCGAGTACAACGCGGTGGACAACGCGGTCTACGTGGCGACCCACGGCCGCGGCATCTGGGCGTTCGACCTGGCCCAGCTCTGA
- a CDS encoding ABC transporter ATP-binding protein, whose amino-acid sequence MTAPASPTKVRGETILSVDNVVKHFPISQGVLFKKQTGAVKAVDGVSFELRRGETLGIVGESGCGKSTLARLLMRLETPTAGRATLEGKDLFKASGSELRRLRRNMQMVMQDPYTSLNPRMTVGDIIGEPFEIHPDAAPKGSKQKRVQELLDVVGLNPEHINRYPHQFSGGQRQRIGIARALALRPEIIVCDEPVSALDVSIQAQVINLLEQLQDEFGLSYIFIAHDLSVVRHISDRVAVMYLGRIVEIGTEEEIYERATHPYTQALLSAVPVPDPDARTGRNIIRLTGDVPSPAEPPSGCHFRTRCWKAQDVCATQDPHTVLRAADPHPSACHFAELRPTPA is encoded by the coding sequence ATGACAGCGCCCGCTAGCCCGACGAAGGTCCGCGGCGAGACGATCCTCTCCGTCGACAACGTGGTCAAGCACTTCCCGATCAGCCAGGGGGTGCTGTTCAAGAAGCAAACCGGGGCGGTCAAGGCCGTCGACGGGGTGAGCTTCGAGCTGCGCCGGGGCGAGACGCTCGGCATCGTCGGCGAGTCCGGCTGCGGCAAGTCGACCCTCGCCCGGCTGCTGATGCGGCTGGAGACGCCGACCGCCGGGCGGGCCACCCTGGAGGGGAAGGACCTGTTCAAGGCCTCCGGGTCGGAACTGCGCCGGCTGCGCCGCAACATGCAGATGGTGATGCAGGACCCGTACACCTCGCTGAACCCGCGGATGACGGTCGGCGACATCATCGGCGAGCCGTTCGAGATCCACCCGGACGCCGCCCCGAAGGGCAGCAAGCAGAAGCGGGTGCAGGAGCTGCTGGACGTGGTCGGGCTCAACCCCGAGCACATCAACCGGTACCCGCACCAGTTCTCCGGCGGCCAGCGGCAGCGCATCGGCATCGCCCGGGCCCTGGCGCTGCGGCCGGAGATCATCGTCTGCGACGAGCCGGTCTCGGCCCTGGACGTGTCGATCCAGGCCCAGGTGATCAACCTGCTGGAGCAGCTCCAGGACGAGTTCGGGCTGTCGTACATCTTCATCGCGCACGACCTGTCGGTGGTCCGGCACATCTCCGACCGGGTCGCGGTGATGTACCTCGGCAGGATCGTGGAGATCGGCACCGAGGAGGAGATCTACGAGCGGGCCACCCACCCGTACACCCAGGCGCTGCTCTCGGCGGTGCCGGTGCCCGACCCGGACGCCCGGACCGGCCGGAACATCATCCGGCTCACCGGCGACGTGCCGAGCCCCGCCGAGCCGCCGAGTGGTTGCCACTTCCGCACCCGCTGCTGGAAGGCCCAGGACGTCTGCGCCACCCAGGATCCGCACACCGTCCTCCGCGCCGCCGACCCGCACCCCTCGGCCTGCCACTTCGCCGAACTCCGCCCCACCCCCGCCTGA
- a CDS encoding ABC transporter ATP-binding protein: MSQSAVRPTPASPTPPGGHLLEVRDLHIEFRTGEGVARVINGVSYHLDPGETLAVLGESGSGKSVTAQAIMGILDTPPAFVRSGQILYQGRDLLTQSEEQRRQVRGKEIAMIFQDALSALNPVFPVGWQIGETLRQREGMSRADARRRAVELMDLVQIPAAAKRLGDYPHQFSGGMRQRVMIAMALALDPKVLIADEPTTALDVTVQAQIMDLLADLRRDLNMAMILITHDLGVVAGVADRIAVMYAGRIVEHADVRSLYRSPAHPYTKGLLESIPRMDVRGQALSTIKGLPPNLMRIPSGCPFHPRCPYVQQVCVDVVPHDLVLGDGRTSACHFAQEVRDDSAR, translated from the coding sequence CGGGACCTGCACATCGAGTTCCGGACCGGCGAGGGCGTGGCCCGGGTGATCAACGGGGTCTCGTACCACCTGGACCCCGGCGAGACCCTGGCGGTGCTCGGCGAGTCCGGCTCCGGCAAGTCGGTGACCGCTCAGGCAATCATGGGCATCCTCGACACTCCCCCGGCCTTCGTTCGTTCCGGCCAGATCCTCTATCAGGGCCGGGACCTGCTGACGCAGTCGGAGGAGCAGCGCCGGCAGGTGCGCGGCAAGGAGATCGCGATGATCTTCCAGGACGCGCTCTCCGCGCTGAACCCGGTCTTCCCGGTCGGCTGGCAGATCGGCGAGACGCTGCGCCAGCGCGAGGGGATGTCCCGGGCCGACGCCCGACGGCGGGCCGTCGAGCTGATGGACCTGGTGCAGATCCCGGCCGCGGCGAAGCGACTGGGCGACTACCCGCACCAGTTCTCCGGCGGCATGCGGCAGCGCGTCATGATCGCGATGGCGCTGGCGCTGGACCCGAAGGTGCTGATCGCCGACGAGCCGACCACGGCGCTCGACGTCACCGTGCAGGCCCAGATCATGGACCTGCTGGCCGACCTGCGCCGCGACCTCAACATGGCGATGATCCTGATCACCCACGACCTCGGCGTGGTCGCCGGCGTCGCGGACCGGATCGCCGTCATGTACGCCGGCCGGATCGTCGAGCACGCCGACGTCCGCTCGCTGTACCGGTCGCCGGCCCACCCGTACACCAAGGGGCTGCTGGAGTCGATCCCGCGGATGGACGTCCGGGGTCAGGCGCTCTCCACCATCAAGGGGCTGCCGCCGAACCTGATGCGGATCCCCTCCGGCTGCCCGTTCCACCCCCGGTGCCCGTACGTGCAGCAGGTCTGCGTGGACGTGGTGCCGCACGACCTGGTCCTCGGCGACGGCCGGACCAGCGCGTGCCACTTCGCGCAGGAGGTCCGTGATGACAGCGCCCGCTAG